Genomic DNA from Haloplanus sp. HW8-1:
GACGGCATCCGCGATCTGCGCGACGAGTCGGATCGCGACGGCATCCGTATCGTCATCGAACTCAAGCGGGGGGCCAACCCGGACGTGGTTCGAAACCAGTTGCTCGAATCCCATCTCGAAACCACGTTCGGCGTCATCAACCTCGCGCTGGTCGACGGCCAGCCCAGGGTGCTCGATCTCAAGGAGACGCTGTCGGTCTACCTCGATCACCGACGTGAGGTCGTCCGCCGTCGTAGCGAGTACGACCTCGCAGAGGCCGAGGACCGCGCGCACATCCTCGAGGGCCGGTTGACGGCACTGGAGAACGCCGACGAAGTGGTCGAACTCATCCAGGACGCCGAGGACCGCGACGGCGCGAAGGCGGCGCTGAAAGCCGCCTTCGACTTCACCGACGACCAGGTCGACCACATCGTCGCGATGCAACTCGGCAGCCTCACCTCGATGGAGACGGCGGAGATCGAGACGGAGTACGAGGAGGTGCAGGCCCGCATCGAGCGCCTGGAGGAGATCCTGCGCGACGAGGACGAACTCCTCGGTGTCATCGAGGAGGAACTCCGGGAGATCAAAGCCGAGTACGCCGACGAGCGCCGGACCCGGATCATCGAGGACGAGGGCGAGGTGACCGACGAGGACCTCATCCCGCAGGAGGACACCCTCGTCGTCGTCAGCGAGGACGACTACATCAAGCGCATGTCGCTGTCGGCGTTCGAACCCCAGCATCGGGGCGGGAAGGGGATCATCGGAGCCGATCTGAAGGAAGACGACCGGATCTCCTCGGTCTTTCTCGCGAACACCCACGACTACTTGCTCTGTTTCACCAATCGGGGGCAGGTGTACAAGCTCAAGGCCTACCAGATACCCGAGATGAGCCGGACGGCTCGAGGCAAGTCGGCGGTGAACCTGCTCGATCTCGACGACGGCGAGGAGATCGAGGCCGTCGTCGACTGCGAGAACCTGGAGGAAGGGGCGGGGCGCTATCTCACCATGGCGACGAAAGCGGGGCGGGTGAAACGCACCGCCGTCGAGGAGTTCGGCAACATCCTCTCGACGGGCATCCGGGCCATCCGCCTCGCCGAGGGTGACGCCCTCGTCGACGTGGAGTTGACCGCCGGTGACGACGACCTGATCGTCGCCACCGCCGGCGGGATGAGCATCCGCTTCGACGAGGACGAGGTTCGGCCGATGGGCCGGGACGCCCGCGGCGTCGGCGGCATCAAGTTGGACGGCGAGGACCACGTCGTCGGACTCGCGGCGGTCGACCCGACCGACCACGACTGGGTGCTCTCGGTCACGGACAACGGCTACGGCAAGCGAAGCCCGGTCGACGCCTACCGTCAGCAGTCCCGCTACGGAAAGGGACTGATCGACATCAAGACCGACGAGCGCAACGGCCCGACCTGTGCCATCGACGCCGTCGGTGCCGGCGACCAACTCGTCGTGATGAGCGAGTCGGGCCAGATCATCCGCACGCCCGTCGAGGACGTCTCGACGGTCGGACGCAACACGATGGGCGTCATCGTGATGGATCTCGACGCCGGCGACTCCGTCGCGTCGGTGGCGGTGATCCCGGCCGAACGGACCGACGACGACTAGCGGATCCGTCTGTCGAGTGCGCTCGCGGCGAGTTCGCCCGCCGTGTTGTGGTCGTCGAGGATCGGATTGACTTCGACGAGTTCGAGCGACCGCACCGCTGCCCTCGTCGTCACCCGTTCGGTGACTCGGGTGGACACCGACCTGATGTCCGAGAGGAAATTCGCGTCGTCGCGGCCGGCATCGCGTGTCTCTGTTCGCGGTACGAAGGGGTCGCCGGCGTCGCGAACGTCGAAGTCGGCGTTCCGGAGCGTGGCTGGGAGGGTAGTAGAGCGGATCACCGGCGGGCCATGTCGCCGCTGCGGCGACTCGTTCCGTCGGCGGTGGACACTCCGAGGACGCGGATCGGCTCGTGATCCCGGCCGTATCCGCCGCCGGCACACAGCGTCGCGTGGCGGTCGGTCAGCCCGTGTAGGGCGCACAGACGCGGGCGACGCCCTCCTCGAAGTCGATTTCGGGTTCCCAGCCGGTTGCCTCCCGGAGCTTGGTGGCGTCGGCCATGGTGTCGTGGACGTACACCTCTAGGGGGTTCTCGACGTACTCGGGGTTGACGTCCGTCCCGAGTTCGTCGTTGATCATCTCGACCATCGTGTTGAAGGTGTAGCTCTCGCCGGTGCCGACGTTGTAGATGCCCTGCAACTCGTGGTCGGCGGCGAGTTCGATGGCCCGGACCACGTCGTCGACGTGGGTGAAATCCCGGGTCTGGGAGCCATCGCCGAACAGCACCGGCGCCTCGCCGTTGGCGATGGCGTCGGCGAACTGTGCGATCGTGTTGGCGTACTCGCCTTTGTGTTCCTCGGCGCCGCCGTAGCCCTGGTACACCGAGAAAAAGCGCAGGCCGGCGAGGGTCATGTCGTAGTGGTGGCCGAAGTACTCGCCGTAGCGCTCCCGCGCGAGTTTCGACGCCTCGTAGCAGGTGCGGGCCTCGACCGGCATGTCCTCGGGCGAGGGTTCGGTCCGGGAGCCGTAAATCGAGGAGGTGGTCGCGTAGACCACGGTGTCACAGCCGTCCTCGCGGGCCTGTTCGACCGTGTTGACGAACCCCTCGACGTTGACGCGGGTGGCCTCGCGTTTGTTCTCCTCGACCATCGTATACGAGGAGTACGCCGCGAGGTGGAAGACGACGTCGACGTCGGTGGGCAGGTCGTCGTCGAGGACGCTCCCGTCGACGAACTCGACGCCGCCCTCGCCGGTCGAGTCGCCGTTCTCGTCGACACCGTCGAGGTTCTCCGGCGTCCCGAGATGGCAGTCGTCGAGGGCGATGACCTCGTTGTCGGTCGCGAGGCGATTGGCCAGGTTCGATCCGATGAATCCCGCACCGCCCGTGACGAGGACTCGCTTTCCGTTCATACCGGGGGAAATCCCGACAGATCCAAAGCCGTATCGCTTTCATCGCGACGGGGAGCCCGGAGCGGGGCCGGTTTTTCCACATCCCTCGAATTTAATAACGCGAGTCACCAACTCGGAGGCATGTCATCAATCGAACTGACGTCGAGCCAGAGGACGATCCTCACGGCCCTGATCAACCTCCATCGCGAAACCGAGGACGCGGTCAAAGGCGAGGACATCGCCGAGGAAGTCGACCGAAACCCCGGCACCATTCGCAACCAGATGCAGAGCCTGAAGGCCCTCCAACTCGTCGAGGGTGTACCGGGACCGAAGGGCGGGTACAAGCCGACGGCCAACGCCTACGAGGCCCTCGACGTGGACCAGATGGACGAACCCGCGGCCGTCCCGCTGCTCCACAACGGTGAGCCCGTCGACACCGCGAACGTGGGCGAGATCGACCTCTCGTCGGTTCACCACCCCGACCTCTGTCGCGCGGAGATTCACGTCCAGGGTTCCGTCCGTGAGTTCCACGAGGGTGACGAGGTTCGTGTCGGCCCCACCCCGCTCTCGAAACTCGTCATCGACGGGACGGTGGACGGCAAGGACGACACCGAAAACATCCTGATCCTACGCATCGACGACATGCGAGCACCCGCGGAACAGCCGGAACACTAGCCCGGTCGCGGCCGTCCGAGGCGGCCACTCGCCTTCCGAACCGGTCGAATACGTACGTTCGGGAACGGCCACGAGGAGCCGATCCGCCCTGCCTACATGTCCGACCAGGCGTCGATGGCCCGGCCGACGGAGGAGACGTCGGCGATCCAGCGCGCGGCGACCGCCTTCTTCAGCAGTTCGGCGCCGATGCCGCCGAAGGTGTTGACCGGGAGGAGATCGACGCCGTGGGCGACCGCCTCGTCGCCAACGGAGACGAGCGTCCCCTTGTCGTCGTGAGTCCACGTCCGGAGCGACTGCCCCTTGGCGGCGCGAACGAGGTTCTCGCCGGCGACCTCGGCGGCCTGCCAGGCGGCCTGTGCCGTCGGTGGGGCGAACTCCTCGGGGCCCTGCTCGACGAGGGCCGTATCACCGATGGCGAATACCCGCTCGTCGCTCGTCTGGAAGTCGCGATCGGCGTATACCCGGTTGCTCCGGTCGTCCTTGTCGATCTCGGCGTCGGCGATCTCGTCCTGGCCGGTGATGCCGCCGGTCCAGAGGAACACGTCGTAGTCGAGTTCGGTCGGATCCGCTTCCTCGCCGCCGCCCACGTAAATCGTCTCTTCGTCGACTTTCGAGACGAACTCGCCGCACATGATGTCGATGCCGGCGGCTTCGAGGCGCTTGCGGAGAGCCCCCTGGAGTTCGGGATCGTTGCCCGGGAACACCTCGTCGAGCCCTTCGACGAGGGTCACGTCGATCGGCGCGCGGTGTTCGTCCCGGTAGGCGGCGATCTCGCCTGCCGACTGGATACCGGAGAGACCGGCCCCGCCGACGACCACCTGTGCGGGGTCGGAGCGGGTGGCGTCGGCGGCCGCGTCGGCCACGTCGCGATGGACTTCCCGGGCGTCGTCGAGGCTCTTGAGCGTGCGGGAGTGTTCTTTCAGTCCCTCGATGCCGTAGAACGCCGTGCGACTCCCGAGGGCGACGAGCAGATAGTCGTAGGGAACCGGTTCGTCGTCTTGCAGGTGAATCTCCCGTTCGTCGACGTCGATACCCGTGACGTGCCCCTGCCGGAAGGTCGTCTCCGGAGATTTGATCTCGTCGACGGGAATGGAGATCTTGGAGGCGACGCTCGTATCGCGGATCACGCGGTGGGCCTCGTGGAGAACGAGATGATAGTCGTGCTCGGAGATCCAGGTCAGTTCGGCGCTACCGTCCGCTACTTCTTCGAAGCGAGTGACGGCACCGGCACCGGCGTACCCGGACCCGAGAACGACGACCTGAGAGGTCATACTCGCCAGTCGGAATCCATCCGTTATAGGGGTGTTGAAACCGCCGCGGGGGAGTGCGAACCGCCCCTTGATCTGATAGATAGCGTACAGTTACAGCGAGAGGCCGGCGTGCCACGCGCCGGCGTCGGCCTCCTCGCGGCGGCCGTCCATCTCGTGGAGGAGCGCGGCGGCCAGGCTGCCGACCGCCGCGGCCCGACCCTCCCCTTCGGTGCGGAACTCGCCGGTCGTCCGGTTGGCGAAGACGGTGCACACCGCGCCCGCTCGAAGCCCGTAGAGGTTCGCGAGCGTCAACACGGCGCTTGCCTCCATCTCGATGTTCTTGACGTTCGCGGTCCGAAGGTCGTCGAGCAACGTCTCGCTCCCGGCCGCCTCGAAGCCCTCGAATCCCGGGCGGGCCTGCCCCGCGTAGAAACTGTCCGTACTGAGGGTGACGCCGCAGTGGTAGTCGTAGCCGAGGCGTTCGGCGGCCGCGATCAGCGCCGAGACGACCGCGTGATCGGCGACGGCGGGGTACTCCTCACGGACGTACTCCTCGCTCGTCCCTTCGCCACGGACGGCACCCGTCGTGATGACCAGATCACCGACGCCAATCTCCGGGTGGATGGCTCCACAGGACCCCACCCGGAGGAACGTCTCCGCGCCGACGCGAGCGAGTTCCTCGACGGCGATGGAGGCGGACGGACTGCCGATCCCCGTCGAGGTAACCGAGAGCGGCGCGCCCTCGTACGTTCCCGTCGCAGTGCGGTACTCACGGTGGCTCGCGACCCGTTCGGCCTCGTCCCAGTGGTCGGTGACGACGTCGACGCGGTCCGGGTCGCCAGGCAACAACACCGTCTCCGCCACGTCGCCAGGAGCGACGTCGAGGTGGTACTGCTGGCCGCTATCGTCTGTCATAGGTGGCCGTACGAAAACGGACGTGAAATAGCTGCGGTGGGCTACTCGTCGTTCGGGACCCTGCGACTGCGGCCGCGGGACGCGACCGGGGACTACTGGTATTCCGGGGTGACCCAGCTACAGGTCGAACACGCGTGGATGCCCTGCACGTTCAGCACGTCGTTCTCGCAGGACGGACAGGTCGACAGTTCGGACGG
This window encodes:
- a CDS encoding NAD-dependent epimerase/dehydratase family protein — translated: MNGKRVLVTGGAGFIGSNLANRLATDNEVIALDDCHLGTPENLDGVDENGDSTGEGGVEFVDGSVLDDDLPTDVDVVFHLAAYSSYTMVEENKREATRVNVEGFVNTVEQAREDGCDTVVYATTSSIYGSRTEPSPEDMPVEARTCYEASKLARERYGEYFGHHYDMTLAGLRFFSVYQGYGGAEEHKGEYANTIAQFADAIANGEAPVLFGDGSQTRDFTHVDDVVRAIELAADHELQGIYNVGTGESYTFNTMVEMINDELGTDVNPEYVENPLEVYVHDTMADATKLREATGWEPEIDFEEGVARVCAPYTG
- a CDS encoding NAD(P)/FAD-dependent oxidoreductase; this encodes MTSQVVVLGSGYAGAGAVTRFEEVADGSAELTWISEHDYHLVLHEAHRVIRDTSVASKISIPVDEIKSPETTFRQGHVTGIDVDEREIHLQDDEPVPYDYLLVALGSRTAFYGIEGLKEHSRTLKSLDDAREVHRDVADAAADATRSDPAQVVVGGAGLSGIQSAGEIAAYRDEHRAPIDVTLVEGLDEVFPGNDPELQGALRKRLEAAGIDIMCGEFVSKVDEETIYVGGGEEADPTELDYDVFLWTGGITGQDEIADAEIDKDDRSNRVYADRDFQTSDERVFAIGDTALVEQGPEEFAPPTAQAAWQAAEVAGENLVRAAKGQSLRTWTHDDKGTLVSVGDEAVAHGVDLLPVNTFGGIGAELLKKAVAARWIADVSSVGRAIDAWSDM
- a CDS encoding Rrf2 family transcriptional regulator, whose amino-acid sequence is MSSIELTSSQRTILTALINLHRETEDAVKGEDIAEEVDRNPGTIRNQMQSLKALQLVEGVPGPKGGYKPTANAYEALDVDQMDEPAAVPLLHNGEPVDTANVGEIDLSSVHHPDLCRAEIHVQGSVREFHEGDEVRVGPTPLSKLVIDGTVDGKDDTENILILRIDDMRAPAEQPEH
- the gyrA gene encoding DNA gyrase subunit A translates to MSSDAPDVPAARVDTARIEQEMEQSYIDYAMSVIAGRALPDARDGLKPVHRRILYAMHEAGVTARASHRKSSSVVGDTMGDFHPHGDSAIYDALARMAQGFSMRAPLVDGQGNFGSIDGDPPAAMRYTEARMSPIAEELLADLGKDTVDFSPNYDGRKQEPDVLPAAFPNLLVNGSSGIAVGMSTNVPPHNLGEVIDATIHLIRNPDCTVEDLMDHVVAPDFPTGANIVGRNAIYKAYKTGRGRLRVRAELEADEDRIVVTELPYQSNKARLIERIADDVNEGKLDGIRDLRDESDRDGIRIVIELKRGANPDVVRNQLLESHLETTFGVINLALVDGQPRVLDLKETLSVYLDHRREVVRRRSEYDLAEAEDRAHILEGRLTALENADEVVELIQDAEDRDGAKAALKAAFDFTDDQVDHIVAMQLGSLTSMETAEIETEYEEVQARIERLEEILRDEDELLGVIEEELREIKAEYADERRTRIIEDEGEVTDEDLIPQEDTLVVVSEDDYIKRMSLSAFEPQHRGGKGIIGADLKEDDRISSVFLANTHDYLLCFTNRGQVYKLKAYQIPEMSRTARGKSAVNLLDLDDGEEIEAVVDCENLEEGAGRYLTMATKAGRVKRTAVEEFGNILSTGIRAIRLAEGDALVDVELTAGDDDLIVATAGGMSIRFDEDEVRPMGRDARGVGGIKLDGEDHVVGLAAVDPTDHDWVLSVTDNGYGKRSPVDAYRQQSRYGKGLIDIKTDERNGPTCAIDAVGAGDQLVVMSESGQIIRTPVEDVSTVGRNTMGVIVMDLDAGDSVASVAVIPAERTDDD
- a CDS encoding nucleoside phosphorylase, with amino-acid sequence MTDDSGQQYHLDVAPGDVAETVLLPGDPDRVDVVTDHWDEAERVASHREYRTATGTYEGAPLSVTSTGIGSPSASIAVEELARVGAETFLRVGSCGAIHPEIGVGDLVITTGAVRGEGTSEEYVREEYPAVADHAVVSALIAAAERLGYDYHCGVTLSTDSFYAGQARPGFEGFEAAGSETLLDDLRTANVKNIEMEASAVLTLANLYGLRAGAVCTVFANRTTGEFRTEGEGRAAAVGSLAAALLHEMDGRREEADAGAWHAGLSL